The following coding sequences are from one Seonamhaeicola sp. ML3 window:
- the rodA gene encoding rod shape-determining protein RodA, which yields MNSNRTRYFKFDWITIILFFLLVCFGWLNILSASHTGETLNYFDLTQPYGKQTVFIVLTVVLIVLILAIDSKFYERFSSIIYIVSMLSLVGLFAFGKNVNGATSWYAIGNFTLQPSEFAKAATALAVAKHISDLNTNINNLQDQIKAFIIIVIPAILVLLQNDTGSTIVYGAFFFVLYREGLPKIYLYIALFVVLVSILALKFGAIIIAIIVGVISITLYFLNKKKHPLTQTLLIILISTGLCFGVKFFYGSILKEHQQDRISLWLRLEKDPAKLQAMKKTFAYNLNESEKAISSGGFAGRGFMEGTRTSGKFVPEQHTDYIFSTVGEEWGFLGASFVVILFVLLLLRILHLAELQKSQFSRVYGYGVASIIFIHFLINIGMVMGLIPTIGIPLPMFSYGGSGLWAFTILIFIFIKLDSNRINEW from the coding sequence ATGAACTCTAACAGAACTCGATATTTTAAATTTGACTGGATAACCATTATCCTTTTCTTTTTGCTTGTGTGTTTTGGCTGGTTAAACATTCTATCGGCTTCACATACGGGTGAGACTTTAAATTATTTCGATTTAACGCAACCCTACGGCAAACAAACCGTTTTCATTGTTTTAACCGTCGTTCTTATTGTGTTAATTCTAGCCATTGACTCCAAATTTTACGAACGATTCTCTAGTATTATCTACATAGTATCCATGCTATCGCTAGTTGGACTTTTTGCTTTTGGCAAAAACGTAAATGGTGCTACTTCATGGTATGCTATTGGAAACTTTACATTACAACCTAGTGAGTTTGCCAAAGCAGCAACGGCATTGGCTGTCGCCAAACACATTAGTGATCTAAATACCAACATTAATAATTTACAAGATCAAATTAAGGCATTTATAATCATTGTTATTCCGGCCATATTGGTTTTACTCCAAAATGACACAGGAAGCACCATTGTTTACGGTGCTTTTTTCTTTGTTTTATATAGAGAAGGTCTACCTAAAATATATCTATACATCGCACTTTTTGTTGTTTTGGTTTCAATATTAGCATTGAAATTTGGAGCTATAATAATCGCAATAATTGTAGGAGTTATAAGTATCACACTATACTTTTTGAATAAAAAGAAACACCCTTTAACGCAAACACTTTTAATCATTTTAATTAGTACTGGATTGTGTTTTGGAGTAAAATTCTTTTACGGAAGTATTTTAAAAGAACATCAACAAGACAGAATTAGCTTATGGTTACGTTTAGAAAAAGACCCTGCTAAACTACAAGCTATGAAAAAAACCTTTGCCTATAACTTAAATGAATCTGAAAAGGCTATTAGTTCTGGGGGCTTTGCAGGAAGAGGGTTTATGGAAGGTACAAGAACTTCTGGCAAGTTTGTTCCAGAACAACATACAGATTATATTTTTAGTACTGTTGGTGAAGAATGGGGCTTTTTAGGTGCTTCGTTTGTAGTAATATTATTTGTTCTATTATTACTTAGAATACTCCACTTAGCTGAATTACAGAAATCTCAATTTAGTCGGGTTTATGGTTATGGTGTGGCTTCCATAATATTCATTCATTTTCTAATAAATATTGGTATGGTAATGGGCTTAATACCAACCATAGGTATTCCACTACCAATGTTTAGCTATGGTGGATCAGGTCTCTGGGCGTTTACAATCTTAATATTTATTTTCATTAAGTTAGATTCCAATAGGATAAACGAGTGGTAA
- the def gene encoding peptide deformylase translates to MKKIFLLAFGLILTLGCSSTKNFSKTELELILAADSLTPMRVYKITNAQDSILLRTKSSYIKPNPEDKLQQQFIKRLYATVRDSMSLGVGIAAPQVGVLKNIIWVQRFDKENFPFEVYLNPKIVEYSDQKQTVREGCLSIPNRSDTLNSRSLTIKFEYDTIDAEHKTETVEGFTSVIFQHEIDHLNGILYLDHLIKDTNNDGN, encoded by the coding sequence ATGAAAAAAATATTTCTTTTGGCCTTTGGTTTAATATTAACCCTAGGGTGTTCCAGTACAAAAAACTTCTCTAAAACTGAGTTAGAACTCATTCTTGCTGCAGATTCTTTAACGCCCATGCGTGTGTATAAAATCACCAATGCACAAGATTCAATCCTACTCAGAACCAAAAGCAGCTATATAAAACCAAATCCTGAAGATAAACTTCAACAACAATTTATAAAGCGGCTTTATGCTACCGTAAGAGACAGCATGTCTTTAGGAGTTGGTATTGCAGCGCCTCAAGTTGGCGTTTTGAAAAATATTATCTGGGTACAACGCTTCGACAAAGAAAACTTTCCCTTTGAAGTTTATCTAAACCCAAAAATCGTTGAATATTCAGACCAAAAGCAAACAGTAAGAGAAGGCTGTTTATCAATACCAAACAGATCAGACACTCTAAACAGCAGGTCCCTCACTATTAAATTTGAGTACGATACTATCGATGCTGAACATAAAACTGAAACAGTAGAAGGCTTTACATCAGTTATATTCCAACACGAAATAGACCACCTAAATGGTATTCTGTATTTAGACCACCTAATTAAAGATACCAATAATGATGGAAATTAA
- a CDS encoding GNAT family N-acetyltransferase has protein sequence MMEIKTITTEDVLDIRHKVMWPNMPKDYVKIIDDNLAKHFGVFENNKLVSIVSLFIKNDEVQFRKFATLEEYQDKGYGSRLLNHIIDYSQKKGYKKIWCNARVNKTNLYHKFGLKETNQTYVKGGIEFVIMEKEL, from the coding sequence ATGATGGAAATTAAAACCATAACAACCGAGGATGTATTAGATATCCGGCACAAAGTTATGTGGCCTAATATGCCGAAAGATTATGTTAAAATTATTGATGATAATCTTGCCAAGCATTTTGGGGTATTCGAAAATAATAAACTTGTATCTATTGTATCTCTTTTTATAAAAAATGATGAAGTCCAATTTAGAAAGTTCGCAACTTTAGAGGAATATCAAGACAAGGGCTACGGTTCTAGATTACTTAACCACATTATTGATTATTCACAAAAAAAAGGGTACAAAAAAATATGGTGCAATGCCAGAGTTAACAAAACAAATCTATACCATAAATTTGGATTGAAAGAAACCAACCAAACCTATGTTAAAGGTGGTATTGAATTTGTAATAATGGAAAAAGAACTCTAA
- the gldC gene encoding gliding motility protein GldC produces the protein MAKVHTSKIELNVELDENRVPEKLTWSAQDGGVSNEEAKAMMLSVWDSKAQESLRIDLWTKDMPVDEMKVFFHQTLVSMSDTFKRATQDEKMTATMKDFCDYFAEKLELNK, from the coding sequence ATGGCAAAAGTACATACCTCAAAGATTGAATTAAATGTTGAACTAGATGAAAACAGAGTGCCTGAGAAATTAACTTGGTCTGCACAAGATGGGGGAGTTTCTAATGAAGAGGCTAAGGCCATGATGCTTAGTGTTTGGGATTCTAAAGCGCAGGAGTCTTTACGTATCGATTTATGGACAAAAGATATGCCTGTGGATGAAATGAAAGTGTTTTTTCATCAAACCTTAGTGTCTATGAGTGATACTTTTAAAAGGGCTACTCAAGATGAAAAAATGACTGCCACTATGAAAGATTTTTGTGATTATTTTGCGGAAAAGTTAGAGCTTAATAAGTAG
- the gldB gene encoding gliding motility lipoprotein GldB, translating to MKLILRNSTFANKNTPYTQLIKIYAVKFYMKKLILLFGAILLMISCKKEDQLVSEIAKINLDVQVERFDKLFAETNASKLSDLKRAYPFMFSEKFKDSFWLAKVNDTLQKQLFSEVSKVFPDFNATEAEIESLFNHIKYYFETFNPPRIITTTSDVDYRNKVIVTDTIAIIALDNYLGSEHEFYGNIPNFIKADFKKEQVVVDLATEYAKKYLYQSQNKTLLDEMIYYGKQLYFKDMVVPFKSEAQRIAYSEKELEWAKINENEIWRYLVEHELLFSTDSKLPVRFINPAPFTKFYIEGIDADSPGRLGQFIGWQMVRAYMEQNNVSLKEMLVKSTEDIFNNTKYKPKR from the coding sequence ATGAAATTAATTCTAAGAAATAGTACCTTTGCAAACAAAAATACGCCATACACTCAATTAATAAAAATTTATGCCGTTAAGTTTTACATGAAGAAACTAATCTTACTATTTGGAGCTATTTTATTGATGATTTCTTGTAAAAAGGAAGATCAATTAGTAAGCGAAATAGCTAAAATAAACTTAGACGTACAGGTTGAACGATTTGATAAATTATTTGCTGAAACCAATGCAAGTAAGTTATCCGATTTAAAGAGAGCCTACCCGTTTATGTTCTCAGAAAAGTTTAAGGACTCTTTTTGGTTGGCCAAGGTGAATGATACGCTACAGAAACAGCTTTTTAGCGAGGTCAGCAAGGTGTTTCCAGATTTTAATGCTACAGAAGCCGAAATAGAGTCTTTATTCAATCATATTAAGTATTATTTCGAAACTTTTAATCCGCCAAGAATTATCACTACAACTAGCGACGTGGATTACAGGAATAAAGTCATTGTAACAGATACCATTGCTATTATAGCATTGGATAACTATTTAGGAAGTGAGCATGAGTTTTATGGGAATATCCCCAATTTTATAAAAGCCGATTTTAAGAAAGAACAAGTGGTTGTTGATTTAGCCACAGAATATGCCAAGAAATACTTATATCAATCTCAAAATAAAACACTCTTGGATGAGATGATTTACTATGGTAAGCAACTCTATTTTAAAGATATGGTAGTTCCTTTTAAAAGTGAAGCTCAACGGATTGCCTATTCGGAAAAGGAACTAGAGTGGGCCAAAATCAATGAAAATGAAATTTGGCGTTATCTAGTGGAGCATGAATTACTGTTTAGTACAGATTCTAAGTTACCTGTGCGATTTATAAACCCTGCACCTTTCACAAAATTTTATATTGAAGGTATTGATGCCGATTCTCCCGGGAGATTGGGGCAGTTTATTGGTTGGCAAATGGTAAGAGCCTACATGGAGCAAAATAATGTGTCTCTAAAGGAAATGCTAGTAAAAAGTACAGAAGATATTTTTAACAATACAAAATACAAACCAAAACGATAA
- the nadE gene encoding NAD(+) synthase yields MQTEKVADYIVNWLKDYAANAGVNGFVVGVSGGIDSAVTSTLCAKTGMNVLVVEMPIHQAESHVSRAHEHIAQLKERFDNVSDTRADLTPVFEEFKTEVFLDGDQSIVDMALANTRARLRMTTLYYYAGLYKLLVAGTGNKVEDFGVGFYTKYGDGGVDLSPIADLLKSEVYQLGDYLKVPESIMKAAPSDGLFGDARSDEDQIGASYPELEWAMQMDEAGKTEADFTDRELAVFKIYKRFNNSNKHKMIPIPVCNIPKNFK; encoded by the coding sequence ATGCAGACAGAAAAAGTTGCGGATTACATAGTTAATTGGTTAAAAGACTATGCTGCTAATGCTGGAGTTAATGGTTTTGTTGTTGGAGTTTCTGGTGGTATAGATTCTGCCGTTACATCCACTTTGTGCGCTAAAACCGGAATGAACGTTTTAGTTGTTGAAATGCCAATACATCAAGCAGAAAGTCACGTTAGCCGTGCTCATGAACATATAGCCCAGTTGAAAGAAAGATTCGATAATGTGAGTGATACCCGTGCTGACTTAACTCCCGTTTTTGAAGAATTCAAGACAGAAGTCTTTCTTGATGGTGACCAAAGTATCGTAGATATGGCTTTGGCTAACACCCGAGCGCGTTTACGAATGACTACATTATACTACTACGCAGGACTTTATAAGTTATTGGTAGCCGGAACAGGCAATAAAGTTGAAGATTTTGGAGTTGGTTTTTATACCAAATATGGCGATGGCGGGGTAGACCTTAGCCCTATTGCAGACTTACTAAAATCTGAAGTATACCAATTAGGAGATTATTTAAAAGTACCAGAATCTATTATGAAAGCGGCACCTAGTGATGGTTTATTCGGTGATGCCCGAAGTGATGAAGACCAAATTGGAGCTTCTTACCCTGAACTGGAATGGGCCATGCAAATGGATGAAGCGGGTAAAACAGAGGCAGATTTCACAGATCGAGAATTGGCCGTTTTTAAAATCTACAAAAGGTTTAATAATAGCAATAAGCACAAAATGATTCCTATACCAGTTTGCAATATTCCTAAAAATTTTAAGTAA
- a CDS encoding response regulator transcription factor, with the protein MIKLLIADNHPITRKGLEVLFSAASNIKIVGSVEDGDAVLDFIKKNPVDILLTEADLPKLNGLTILRHLKNEHPEVKTIIFSGQPEEVYAINAIKAGASGYISKTVNVITINEAIMKVYEGGIHLSNELTQQLAFGNRVGKSSGSFYKKLSTREAEVLKLLTIGRKNKEISKELDINEKTVSTYKARLMRKLKVTNLVDLVNQAKLTEQL; encoded by the coding sequence ATGATAAAGTTATTAATAGCAGACAATCATCCTATTACAAGGAAAGGGCTCGAGGTATTGTTCTCGGCCGCATCGAACATTAAAATTGTTGGAAGTGTTGAAGACGGCGATGCCGTTTTAGATTTCATCAAAAAAAATCCAGTTGACATTCTTTTAACTGAAGCAGACCTTCCTAAACTTAACGGTTTAACAATTTTAAGACATTTAAAAAATGAACATCCAGAAGTAAAAACCATTATCTTTAGTGGGCAACCAGAAGAGGTATATGCTATAAATGCCATAAAGGCAGGGGCTTCGGGTTACATTTCTAAAACTGTAAACGTTATTACCATAAATGAAGCCATCATGAAGGTATATGAGGGAGGTATTCATCTTAGCAATGAATTAACTCAACAATTAGCCTTTGGTAATCGCGTTGGAAAAAGCAGTGGTTCTTTCTACAAAAAATTATCAACTAGAGAAGCAGAAGTTCTCAAATTGTTAACTATTGGAAGAAAGAATAAAGAAATTTCTAAAGAGCTGGATATCAACGAAAAAACAGTTAGTACTTACAAGGCACGCTTAATGCGTAAATTAAAAGTAACTAATCTTGTTGATTTAGTAAACCAAGCTAAGCTTACAGAACAGTTATAA
- the dnaG gene encoding DNA primase has product MIAQSSIDQVFDTARVEEVIGDFVNLKKAGSNFKGLSPFSDERTPSFMVSPVKQIWKDFSTGKGGNVVAFLMEHEHFTYPEAIKYLAKKYNIDIEETEQSNEQKEAANERESLYLVSEFANTYFQNILHKTDQGKSIGLSYFKERGFTDETIKKFDLGYSLDEWQAFTDEALKKGYNIDYLEKTGLTIVKPEKHFDRFKGRVMFPIKSMSGRVLGFGGRILINDKKAAKYLNSPESDIYHKSKVLYGIYNAKQSIAKEDNCFLVEGYTDVIQFHQTGIKNVVSSSGTALTSEQIRLINRLTKNITVLFDGDAAGIRASLRGIDLILEQGMNVKVCSFPEGEDPDSFAKQNTLEELSIYLKDNAQDFIQFKASVLFEDTKGDPIKKAETVRDIVNSISKIPDQIKKEIYIQECARIMDISEEVLFSTLAQINKKEVQEENKQFKKQQKAFEVVQRKEPVEKVNVQYLLERKIIEILLLYGNRTEDFEDLVLKENDNGELILEPVIQQAKVFEKVFLDLQDDEMEFSNSQFKTLYYTIIDRLNQQDDFDLKVFVNTLDQETSGAITTILMEDEKHALADWNRVDIYPKHKEDSVAQLTSETILSLRCFLIDQKVIGFQQETLKNKTVVNKDILEEVKDYSGLKMLLSRKLNRVL; this is encoded by the coding sequence TTGATAGCACAATCATCCATAGACCAAGTTTTCGATACTGCTCGTGTAGAGGAGGTTATTGGTGATTTTGTAAACTTAAAAAAGGCTGGGAGTAACTTTAAAGGATTAAGTCCGTTTAGCGATGAGCGTACACCAAGCTTCATGGTGTCTCCTGTAAAACAAATTTGGAAAGACTTTAGTACCGGAAAAGGTGGCAATGTTGTGGCATTTTTAATGGAGCACGAACACTTTACCTATCCAGAGGCCATTAAGTACCTCGCTAAGAAGTATAATATTGATATTGAAGAGACCGAACAGAGCAACGAACAAAAAGAAGCAGCCAACGAACGAGAAAGTCTATATTTAGTTAGTGAATTTGCAAACACCTATTTTCAAAATATACTTCATAAAACAGATCAGGGTAAGTCTATCGGACTTAGCTATTTCAAGGAACGTGGTTTTACAGATGAAACCATTAAGAAATTTGATTTAGGATATTCGCTAGACGAGTGGCAAGCCTTTACAGACGAAGCTCTTAAAAAAGGTTACAATATCGATTATTTAGAAAAAACGGGGCTAACCATCGTCAAACCTGAGAAGCATTTCGATAGATTTAAAGGCCGTGTCATGTTTCCTATAAAGAGTATGAGCGGTAGGGTTTTAGGCTTTGGAGGTCGGATTCTGATTAATGATAAAAAAGCTGCCAAATACCTTAATTCTCCAGAGAGCGATATTTATCATAAAAGTAAGGTGCTTTATGGTATATACAATGCCAAGCAAAGTATAGCCAAGGAAGATAATTGTTTTTTGGTTGAAGGCTATACAGATGTTATTCAATTTCATCAAACGGGAATAAAAAATGTTGTATCATCTTCTGGAACAGCACTAACATCAGAGCAAATAAGATTAATAAACAGGCTTACCAAAAATATTACGGTACTTTTTGATGGCGATGCCGCTGGAATAAGAGCATCGCTAAGGGGGATTGATTTGATTTTGGAACAAGGTATGAATGTTAAGGTCTGTTCTTTTCCAGAAGGCGAAGACCCCGATAGTTTTGCTAAACAAAATACTTTAGAAGAGTTGTCGATTTATTTAAAAGATAACGCTCAAGACTTTATTCAATTTAAGGCCTCTGTATTATTCGAAGATACTAAAGGAGATCCAATAAAAAAGGCCGAAACAGTAAGAGACATTGTAAATAGTATTTCTAAAATTCCAGACCAAATTAAAAAGGAGATCTATATACAAGAATGTGCTAGAATAATGGATATAAGCGAAGAAGTGCTCTTTAGCACTCTGGCGCAAATCAATAAAAAGGAAGTCCAAGAGGAAAATAAGCAATTTAAAAAACAACAGAAAGCTTTTGAAGTTGTACAACGTAAAGAACCTGTTGAGAAAGTAAATGTTCAATATCTTCTGGAGCGAAAAATTATTGAGATTTTATTGTTATACGGTAACCGAACTGAAGATTTCGAGGATTTGGTTTTAAAAGAAAATGATAATGGAGAATTGATTTTAGAGCCTGTGATACAACAAGCTAAGGTTTTCGAAAAGGTGTTTTTAGATCTTCAGGATGATGAAATGGAATTTTCTAACTCCCAATTTAAAACGCTTTATTACACTATAATAGACCGACTAAATCAGCAAGATGATTTTGATTTGAAAGTATTTGTAAATACTCTAGATCAAGAAACATCAGGTGCAATAACAACTATTTTAATGGAGGATGAAAAACATGCTTTAGCCGACTGGAATAGAGTAGATATCTATCCAAAGCATAAAGAAGATAGTGTAGCACAGCTTACCAGTGAAACAATTTTAAGCCTGCGTTGTTTTTTAATCGACCAAAAGGTTATAGGATTTCAACAAGAAACCTTAAAAAACAAAACTGTTGTAAATAAAGATATACTCGAAGAAGTAAAAGACTATTCAGGCTTAAAAATGTTACTGTCAAGAAAACTCAATAGAGTTTTATAA
- a CDS encoding DUF3360 family protein, whose product MSNNGNSSYKEQRKKSSEFEKREDYLEHELSIMRFRRWRVHLPFRDFNIELEDWVPALAATIGKVVMVTAMVAAFAAQFGLSSEFIAENVRYELLIAGGIFVIIFSAILNPRANLAGTHGPMIPLIPIIAAAGGHPLALGILIGVFGLTLSITKGGSKLMALTGVGVRGGLLIYLGAVGLIGQITKLETWATNVDNSSVSFVVIGVTIIIYAYLARIKKRWLAIPLCSAIAGIIAFSMGVNFEFSTKPGLPHMNPLWWWGENTGWQLGWPDFGHFVAVIPFAILAVAMWSPDYLGHRVFQELNYPKKAKDVLMDVDDTMTVASIRQVVGTFLGGGNIASSWGTYMIPAAIAKRPIPGGAVLTALLCVLAAIFGYPMDLAMWEPVLRVALIVGVFLPLLEAGMQMVREHNDSLSAGTCIFACAFVNPVFGWALTMLLDNLGLIGDRERAKKLSLKEKLIIPGIMFLVCIISLALVGQLPGIPGIF is encoded by the coding sequence ATGAGCAATAACGGAAACAGCTCTTACAAGGAGCAAAGAAAAAAATCGAGTGAATTTGAAAAAAGAGAAGATTATCTTGAACACGAATTATCCATTATGCGGTTTAGGCGCTGGCGCGTGCATTTACCCTTCAGGGATTTTAATATTGAATTGGAAGATTGGGTTCCTGCCTTAGCTGCTACTATTGGAAAAGTAGTTATGGTTACCGCCATGGTTGCCGCCTTTGCAGCACAGTTCGGACTTTCTTCAGAATTTATCGCAGAAAATGTCAGATACGAGCTTTTAATAGCCGGAGGTATTTTTGTAATTATTTTTTCAGCAATACTTAATCCTCGAGCTAACTTAGCTGGTACTCACGGACCTATGATTCCACTAATTCCTATAATTGCCGCAGCTGGTGGTCACCCCTTGGCATTAGGTATTTTAATTGGTGTGTTTGGCCTCACTCTAAGTATAACAAAAGGAGGCTCAAAACTCATGGCGCTTACAGGTGTAGGAGTTCGTGGTGGCCTACTCATATATTTAGGAGCGGTTGGTCTTATAGGACAAATAACAAAACTGGAAACATGGGCTACCAACGTTGACAATAGCTCGGTATCTTTTGTAGTTATTGGAGTTACCATTATTATCTATGCTTATTTAGCAAGAATTAAGAAGCGGTGGTTAGCCATACCACTATGTTCTGCAATTGCTGGTATTATAGCTTTTTCTATGGGAGTTAACTTCGAATTCTCCACAAAACCAGGATTACCACACATGAATCCTTTATGGTGGTGGGGAGAAAACACTGGTTGGCAATTGGGCTGGCCCGATTTTGGTCATTTTGTTGCGGTTATACCTTTTGCGATTTTAGCAGTAGCTATGTGGTCTCCAGACTATTTAGGACATCGTGTTTTTCAGGAATTAAACTACCCCAAAAAAGCAAAAGATGTTTTGATGGATGTAGATGACACTATGACTGTAGCTTCCATTCGTCAGGTTGTTGGGACCTTTTTAGGAGGAGGCAATATCGCTTCTTCTTGGGGAACGTATATGATACCTGCTGCAATTGCTAAACGCCCCATACCGGGAGGCGCTGTATTAACGGCGCTCTTATGTGTATTGGCTGCTATATTTGGTTACCCTATGGATTTGGCCATGTGGGAACCTGTTTTAAGAGTAGCACTAATTGTCGGTGTCTTTTTACCTCTTTTAGAAGCGGGAATGCAAATGGTACGTGAGCACAACGACTCACTAAGTGCTGGTACTTGTATATTCGCTTGTGCATTTGTAAATCCCGTTTTTGGTTGGGCTTTAACCATGCTTCTTGACAATTTAGGGTTGATTGGTGATAGAGAACGAGCAAAAAAACTTTCGCTAAAAGAAAAGCTGATCATTCCTGGTATCATGTTTTTAGTTTGTATAATATCTTTGGCCCTGGTTGGGCAGCTACCTGGCATACCAGGAATATTCTAA
- a CDS encoding SDR family oxidoreductase: MSKNILITGTSRGIGFELVKLFSKQGHNVLALSRNEKPVFELGLKGVSTLPFDLSNPLDYKRVETFLSLKFKQVDILINNAGTLLNKPFTETSMEDFENVYKTNVFGVSEMIRTCLPFMSKESHVVTISSMGGVQGSMKFPGLAAYSSSKGAVITLTELLAEEYKETGISFNVLALGAVQTEMLEEAFPGYKAPITALEMAEYIFNFSLTGNKYYNGKLLQVSNSTP, encoded by the coding sequence ATGAGTAAAAATATTCTAATTACAGGAACCAGTAGAGGGATAGGTTTCGAACTTGTTAAACTGTTTTCTAAACAAGGTCATAATGTACTAGCTTTATCGAGAAACGAGAAGCCTGTTTTTGAACTAGGCTTAAAAGGTGTCTCTACCTTGCCTTTCGATTTAAGCAACCCTTTGGATTATAAGAGGGTTGAAACTTTTTTGAGCTTAAAATTTAAACAAGTCGATATTCTAATCAATAATGCAGGGACTTTATTAAACAAACCTTTTACTGAAACAAGTATGGAAGACTTTGAAAACGTCTATAAAACAAATGTTTTTGGGGTCTCTGAAATGATTCGCACGTGTCTACCTTTCATGTCTAAAGAAAGTCATGTGGTTACCATAAGTTCTATGGGAGGTGTTCAAGGTAGCATGAAGTTTCCAGGGTTGGCGGCCTACAGCTCTAGTAAGGGAGCGGTGATTACATTAACAGAATTACTGGCAGAGGAGTATAAAGAAACGGGTATTTCGTTTAATGTTCTAGCATTAGGAGCTGTTCAAACAGAAATGTTAGAGGAAGCTTTTCCCGGTTATAAGGCACCAATAACCGCATTAGAGATGGCAGAGTACATTTTCAATTTTTCACTTACCGGGAATAAATATTATAACGGGAAATTACTTCAAGTTTCTAATTCTACACCTTAA
- a CDS encoding M20/M25/M40 family metallo-hydrolase: MYRVFVLLFLVLLTACKENNSEKTLSQNLISKESIKSSLERLASDEMEGRDTGSKGIEKAAVFIEDFFKKNKVKPYFKTYRDSFNLEDKVGYNVVGYVPGNDKRLKNEFVILGAHYDHIGLANAVDGDSIANGANDDASGTVAVMEMAKYFAKVKSNKRSLLFTLYSAEEIGLKGSEHLAERLKNENLELYTMINFEMIGVPMKERESLGYITGYDKSNIAEQLNIYAGFDVIGFLPQAKAYQLFLRSDNYPFYKQFGIPAHAISTFDFTNYEYYHHVDDEADKMDYEHMTTFIKALIPAMEGMTNTTEKEILLKNE; encoded by the coding sequence ATGTATAGGGTATTTGTTCTTTTATTTTTAGTATTATTAACCGCCTGCAAGGAAAACAATTCTGAAAAAACGTTATCTCAAAATCTGATTTCAAAGGAAAGCATTAAGTCAAGTTTAGAGCGTTTGGCCTCCGATGAAATGGAGGGTCGAGATACGGGTTCTAAAGGAATAGAAAAGGCAGCGGTATTTATCGAAGATTTTTTCAAGAAGAATAAGGTGAAACCTTATTTTAAAACTTACAGAGATAGTTTCAACTTAGAAGATAAAGTAGGTTATAATGTGGTTGGTTATGTTCCAGGAAATGACAAGAGACTTAAAAATGAGTTTGTAATCTTAGGGGCGCACTATGATCACATAGGTCTGGCCAATGCGGTTGATGGTGACTCAATCGCGAATGGTGCTAACGATGACGCTTCTGGTACGGTAGCGGTCATGGAAATGGCAAAGTATTTTGCTAAGGTAAAAAGCAATAAGCGAAGTTTGTTGTTTACCTTATATTCAGCAGAAGAGATAGGGCTTAAAGGCTCAGAGCATTTAGCAGAGCGTTTAAAGAACGAAAATCTGGAGTTGTACACTATGATTAATTTTGAAATGATTGGTGTGCCCATGAAAGAGCGTGAATCACTTGGTTACATTACAGGTTATGATAAGTCAAACATAGCAGAACAATTAAATATCTATGCAGGATTCGATGTTATTGGCTTCTTGCCTCAGGCTAAAGCATATCAATTGTTTCTAAGATCTGATAATTATCCATTTTATAAGCAATTTGGTATTCCTGCACACGCCATATCTACTTTCGATTTTACTAACTACGAGTATTATCATCATGTTGATGACGAAGCCGATAAAATGGATTATGAACATATGACAACGTTTATTAAGGCCTTAATTCCTGCAATGGAAGGAATGACCAATACTACGGAGAAAGAAATTCTTTTAAAAAATGAGTAA